In Hasllibacter sp. MH4015, the following proteins share a genomic window:
- a CDS encoding DUF2235 domain-containing protein encodes MPKKIVLLLDGTSNEIKADRTNILRLYGTLVKSDTQLVYYDPGVGTFGAEQAWSQFIRKGREIWGMITGWGLDANVKEAYRFIVDNYETYDDGTHDQIFIFGFSRGAYSARVLAGFLHAFGLLERRNLNLLDYVYRAYKRVDPDGDADSFAELGLHCRIIQPDQPPIRCLGLFDTVSSVIESGRAGIPRLRKHAFTEDNPSVEAVRHAVAIVERRTMFVPQLWPAGQTFRQQRPAEEPAPPQDAKEVWFNGYHADVGGGSEEMKSGLAKIPLDWMIRETRALGLDFDQALVRNLVFGEGTESARSKPDPLAAPNPSMNWAWHLLEYLPRRKPRLSRRRDLRGWILPRCEPRTIPDGAHVHVSVLKAAERPDNLPDAFELVDDGGNEP; translated from the coding sequence GTGCCGAAGAAAATCGTCCTCCTGCTTGACGGAACGTCGAACGAGATCAAGGCTGACCGGACCAACATCCTGCGCCTTTACGGAACATTGGTGAAATCTGACACGCAGCTTGTTTACTACGACCCCGGCGTCGGCACATTCGGCGCAGAGCAGGCCTGGTCGCAATTCATCCGCAAGGGGCGGGAGATCTGGGGGATGATCACCGGCTGGGGCCTCGATGCCAATGTGAAGGAAGCCTATCGCTTCATCGTCGACAATTACGAAACCTATGACGATGGCACTCACGACCAGATTTTCATCTTCGGGTTTTCACGCGGCGCCTATTCCGCGCGGGTGCTTGCGGGTTTCCTGCACGCCTTCGGGCTGCTGGAGCGGCGCAACCTGAACCTGCTTGATTACGTCTATCGCGCCTACAAGCGGGTCGATCCGGACGGCGACGCCGACAGTTTCGCGGAGTTGGGGCTGCATTGCCGGATCATCCAGCCCGACCAACCGCCGATCCGCTGCCTCGGGCTGTTCGACACGGTGTCGTCCGTGATCGAAAGCGGGCGCGCGGGAATTCCGCGTCTGCGCAAACATGCCTTCACGGAAGACAATCCGTCGGTCGAGGCCGTGCGCCATGCGGTTGCCATCGTGGAGCGGCGCACGATGTTCGTCCCGCAACTCTGGCCCGCGGGCCAAACCTTCCGCCAGCAGCGCCCGGCGGAGGAACCGGCCCCGCCACAGGACGCCAAGGAGGTCTGGTTCAACGGCTATCACGCCGATGTGGGCGGCGGATCGGAGGAAATGAAATCGGGTCTCGCCAAAATCCCCCTGGACTGGATGATCCGGGAAACGCGGGCCCTGGGGCTGGACTTCGATCAAGCGCTGGTCCGAAACCTCGTCTTCGGAGAAGGCACCGAAAGCGCGCGGTCGAAACCGGACCCGTTGGCCGCGCCCAACCCGTCCATGAACTGGGCCTGGCACTTGTTGGAATACCTGCCGCGCCGCAAACCGCGCCTGTCCCGCCGACGCGACCTGCGCGGCTGGATCCTGCCGCGCTGCGAACCCCGCACGATCCCCGACGGCGCCCATGTCCACGTCTCTGTCCTGAAAGCGGCGGAGCGGCCGGACAATTTGCCTGATGCGTTCGAACTGGTGGACGACGGCGGAAACGAACCCTGA
- a CDS encoding DUF1636 domain-containing protein, translating to MTGPKCACPALPPLPNRNWMCRVDAALKPVELLVCTKCNRADAVGDVSLSHGTQLYEALAADPPDGVKVTPIDCLSNCKRSCSIVLRGEGRWTYVYGNLHEGDHPDIIRDGAQKYAATHDGLVTWRERPEHFRKNCMARIPPMEIPE from the coding sequence GTGACGGGACCCAAGTGTGCTTGCCCCGCCCTGCCGCCCCTGCCGAACCGGAACTGGATGTGCCGCGTGGATGCCGCGTTGAAACCTGTCGAATTGCTGGTCTGCACCAAGTGCAACCGCGCCGATGCCGTGGGTGATGTGTCGCTCAGCCATGGCACGCAACTCTACGAAGCGCTGGCCGCCGACCCGCCGGATGGTGTGAAAGTCACGCCCATCGACTGCCTGTCCAATTGCAAGCGCAGCTGTTCCATCGTTTTGCGCGGCGAAGGGCGGTGGACCTATGTCTACGGCAACCTCCACGAGGGCGATCACCCCGACATCATCCGCGACGGTGCCCAGAAATACGCCGCAACGCACGATGGCCTCGTGACATGGCGCGAGCGTCCCGAACATTTCCGCAAAAACTGCATGGCCCGCATTCCGCCAATGGAGATCCCAGAATGA
- the cobW gene encoding cobalamin biosynthesis protein CobW: MTNLEKLPVTVITGFLGSGKTTLISHLMQNPGGKRLAVVVNEFGDVGVDGEILKGCAIPDCPAENIMELANGCICCTVADDFIPTIEALMALEPRPDHILIETSGLALPKPLLKAFDWPDIRSKITVDGVIALADAEAVAAGRFAPDVARVDAQRLADESIDHETPLSEVFEDQISCADIILLTKPDLAGAEGVAKAKEIIAAEAPRPLPVVEVAEGVVDVRVILGLEAAAEDDMDARPSHHDGHDDHEHDDFESIVVNIPELDDPADLVARIERLANERNILRVKGYASVTGKPMRLLVQAVGARVRHQYDQPWGDRPRQGRLVVIAEHDDVDAAAIRAVLAPELAAAE, translated from the coding sequence ATGACCAACCTCGAAAAGCTGCCCGTCACCGTGATTACCGGCTTCCTCGGCTCCGGCAAGACGACGCTGATCAGCCACCTGATGCAGAACCCCGGCGGCAAGAGGCTGGCCGTGGTGGTCAACGAATTCGGCGATGTGGGCGTGGACGGGGAGATCCTGAAAGGCTGCGCCATCCCCGATTGCCCGGCGGAGAATATCATGGAACTGGCGAATGGCTGCATCTGCTGCACCGTGGCCGACGATTTCATCCCGACGATCGAGGCGTTGATGGCGCTGGAGCCGCGTCCCGATCACATCTTGATCGAGACGTCGGGCCTGGCGCTTCCCAAACCGCTGCTCAAGGCATTCGACTGGCCCGATATCCGCTCCAAGATCACCGTGGACGGTGTGATTGCGCTCGCCGATGCGGAGGCCGTGGCGGCAGGGCGGTTCGCGCCTGACGTGGCGCGCGTCGATGCGCAACGGCTGGCCGATGAGAGCATCGATCACGAGACGCCCCTGTCGGAAGTGTTCGAGGATCAGATCAGCTGCGCCGACATCATTCTGCTGACCAAACCCGACCTTGCGGGCGCCGAGGGTGTGGCGAAGGCGAAAGAGATTATCGCGGCAGAGGCCCCGCGCCCGCTGCCCGTGGTCGAAGTGGCAGAGGGCGTCGTCGATGTGCGCGTGATCCTTGGGCTGGAAGCGGCGGCGGAGGACGATATGGACGCCCGCCCGTCCCACCACGATGGCCATGACGACCACGAACACGACGATTTCGAGAGCATCGTCGTCAACATCCCCGAACTGGACGATCCCGCAGATCTGGTCGCCCGGATCGAGCGGTTGGCCAATGAACGCAACATCCTGCGGGTGAAGGGCTATGCCTCCGTCACCGGAAAGCCGATGCGCCTGTTGGTGCAGGCGGTGGGCGCGCGGGTGCGGCACCAATACGACCAGCCTTGGGGCGACCGCCCACGCCAGGGACGACTGGTGGTGATCGCGGAACATGACGACGTGGACGCGGCGGCGATCCGTGCCGTGCTTGCACCGGAACTTGCCGCGGCGGAGTGA
- a CDS encoding cobyric acid synthase has protein sequence MIQGTGSNVGKSMLVAGLCRAAVKRGLSVAPFKPQNMSNNAAVTEDGGEIGRAQALQARACGLRPHTDMNPVLLKPETDMGAQVVVHGKRLTTAKAREYAMLKPTLMGAVVESFDRLRAAHDLVIVEGAGSPAEVNLRQGDIANMGFAEATGVPVILCGDVDRGGVIAQIVGTQAVLPKADADRIAGFLINKFRGDPTLFDDGYRMIEDHTGWRGYGVAPWFADAWKLPAEDAADLGSGSRGDGFHIACLRLSRIANFDDLDPLAQEPGVRLSMVGAGQVIPADADLVIIPGSKSTRGDLAFLRAQGWDVDLVAHVRRGGHVLGICGGYQMLGRVVADPDGIEGPEGEAEGLGLLDVRTVMGGDKHLTEVQGTHLPSGAPLAGYEIHIGQTDGPDRARPFAMVDNQPEGATSADGRITGSYLHGMFTDDGFRKAWLEQFGIAASGASYDAGVDDTLDALATHLETHLDVDGLLATAR, from the coding sequence ATGATCCAGGGCACCGGCTCCAACGTGGGCAAGTCGATGCTCGTGGCGGGGCTCTGCCGCGCGGCGGTGAAGCGTGGGCTGTCCGTGGCGCCTTTCAAGCCCCAGAACATGTCCAACAATGCCGCCGTGACCGAGGATGGCGGAGAGATCGGGCGCGCGCAGGCGTTGCAGGCCCGCGCCTGCGGGCTGCGCCCCCACACGGATATGAACCCGGTCCTGCTGAAGCCCGAAACCGATATGGGCGCGCAGGTCGTCGTCCACGGCAAGCGCCTGACCACCGCCAAGGCGCGGGAATACGCCATGTTAAAGCCCACTCTGATGGGCGCGGTGGTGGAAAGTTTCGACCGCCTGCGCGCGGCCCATGACTTGGTGATCGTGGAAGGCGCGGGCAGCCCGGCGGAGGTCAATCTGCGCCAGGGCGACATCGCCAATATGGGCTTTGCGGAGGCGACCGGCGTGCCGGTAATCCTTTGCGGTGACGTCGACCGGGGCGGCGTGATTGCGCAAATCGTGGGCACGCAGGCGGTGCTGCCCAAGGCGGATGCGGACCGGATCGCGGGGTTCCTGATCAACAAGTTCCGGGGTGATCCGACGCTGTTTGATGACGGCTATCGGATGATCGAGGATCACACGGGCTGGCGCGGATACGGCGTGGCGCCCTGGTTCGCCGATGCATGGAAGCTGCCTGCGGAGGATGCCGCAGATCTCGGCTCCGGGTCGCGGGGGGACGGGTTCCACATCGCCTGCCTGCGGCTCAGCCGGATCGCGAATTTCGATGATCTCGACCCACTGGCGCAGGAACCAGGCGTGCGATTGTCGATGGTGGGGGCGGGGCAGGTGATCCCTGCAGATGCAGACCTCGTTATTATCCCCGGCTCCAAATCCACAAGGGGCGATCTGGCGTTCCTGCGGGCGCAGGGCTGGGATGTCGATCTGGTGGCCCATGTCAGACGCGGCGGGCATGTGCTGGGCATTTGCGGCGGGTATCAGATGCTGGGCCGCGTGGTGGCCGACCCCGACGGGATCGAGGGGCCGGAGGGGGAGGCGGAGGGGCTAGGCCTTCTGGATGTGCGCACCGTTATGGGCGGGGACAAGCACCTGACGGAGGTGCAGGGCACCCATCTGCCAAGTGGTGCGCCGCTTGCGGGATATGAGATCCATATCGGGCAGACGGACGGCCCGGACCGCGCGCGCCCCTTCGCGATGGTCGACAATCAGCCCGAAGGCGCAACCTCCGCTGATGGGCGGATCACCGGCAGTTACCTCCACGGGATGTTCACCGATGACGGGTTTCGCAAGGCGTGGCTGGAGCAATTCGGCATCGCGGCCTCGGGCGCATCCTATGACGCGGGGGTGGACGACACGCTCGACGCGCTTGCCACCCATCTCGAGACGCATTTGGACGTGGACGGGCTATTGGCCACCGCGCGCTAG
- a CDS encoding peptidoglycan-binding protein, producing the protein MFSKYLTTSSLLAAMAFTPMFAAPSHAQDARDVIGGLLLGGAIVAGIAAGSQTTTTTIIQPNDPRHPQYDPNYGARPAPPPQTGPAPSTPPRQVVTRPAIPATEAGRQVQTALNYFGFNAGFVDGQVGPATRAAVERYQAALGFPVNGNSFPEPQAQYLIGAYLWAQNGGAGQTGLNGAPLLVAYRGVLDGTTPPTQGYAGQPGGGSNTTVIVNPATTTVVPGNGAPVQTVAAPAAGGTVPNLFAGASASPVLSQRCDAVALQGQANGGMMTLGNLSNPGFALSEQFCTARASAVNQGHDLTEAITSLSYAEIQTQCDGFSTAVATQTALIGAVTPDQALASAQGFAYSTGIPQAELAGTARVCLGVGYGDDNMDMAMGAALILVAAGEPAYGELLGHHLREGFGVAQDDYRAHAWYELSLAAVTNGAPAVFSPSDAGRLPLIQQAVAMTLGGQPVPVPAAANVIPVFPQVAPVQQRIQTPRPAPVSASGEVEIMSEPEIVVAPTAILPTFEVTQ; encoded by the coding sequence ATGTTTAGCAAGTATTTGACCACCTCATCCCTTCTCGCGGCCATGGCGTTCACGCCGATGTTTGCCGCCCCCTCGCACGCCCAGGATGCCCGCGACGTGATCGGCGGCCTGCTTCTGGGCGGTGCGATCGTCGCCGGTATTGCGGCCGGTAGCCAGACCACGACGACGACGATCATACAGCCCAACGATCCCCGTCACCCGCAATACGATCCGAACTATGGCGCGCGCCCCGCGCCGCCGCCGCAAACCGGACCCGCGCCGTCCACCCCGCCGCGCCAGGTGGTGACGCGTCCCGCCATCCCCGCGACCGAAGCGGGCCGCCAGGTGCAGACCGCGCTGAACTACTTCGGTTTCAATGCTGGGTTCGTCGATGGCCAGGTCGGCCCCGCCACCCGCGCCGCCGTGGAACGGTACCAGGCCGCGCTTGGCTTCCCGGTCAATGGCAATTCCTTCCCCGAGCCCCAGGCCCAGTACCTGATCGGTGCCTACCTCTGGGCGCAGAACGGTGGCGCTGGCCAGACCGGCCTGAACGGTGCGCCGCTTCTGGTGGCCTATCGCGGCGTGCTGGACGGCACGACGCCGCCCACGCAAGGCTATGCCGGTCAACCCGGCGGCGGCAGCAACACCACCGTTATCGTGAATCCCGCCACGACCACCGTCGTGCCCGGCAATGGCGCCCCGGTTCAGACCGTTGCAGCACCCGCCGCCGGTGGCACGGTTCCGAACCTCTTCGCCGGTGCCTCCGCCTCGCCGGTCCTGTCGCAGCGCTGCGATGCGGTCGCGCTTCAGGGTCAGGCCAATGGCGGCATGATGACGCTTGGCAACCTGTCCAACCCCGGCTTTGCCCTGTCCGAGCAGTTCTGCACGGCCCGCGCCAGCGCCGTGAACCAGGGCCATGACCTGACGGAGGCGATCACCTCGCTCTCCTATGCCGAGATCCAGACCCAGTGCGATGGTTTCTCCACCGCCGTGGCGACGCAGACCGCGCTGATCGGGGCGGTGACGCCGGATCAGGCTTTGGCCTCGGCCCAGGGCTTCGCCTATTCGACCGGAATTCCCCAGGCCGAGCTGGCCGGCACCGCCCGCGTCTGCCTTGGTGTCGGCTACGGCGATGACAACATGGACATGGCGATGGGCGCGGCCCTGATCCTCGTCGCCGCCGGGGAGCCCGCTTACGGGGAGCTTCTGGGCCACCACCTGCGCGAAGGCTTCGGCGTCGCGCAGGACGATTACCGCGCCCATGCGTGGTACGAGTTGAGCCTGGCCGCCGTCACCAACGGGGCGCCCGCCGTCTTCTCGCCCTCCGATGCCGGGCGTCTGCCGCTGATCCAGCAGGCCGTGGCCATGACCCTGGGCGGTCAGCCCGTGCCGGTGCCCGCCGCCGCGAATGTGATCCCGGTCTTCCCGCAGGTCGCGCCCGTGCAACAGCGCATCCAGACGCCGCGCCCGGCGCCCGTCTCCGCGTCCGGCGAGGTGGAGATCATGTCCGAGCCCGAGATCGTCGTGGCCCCGACCGCGATCCTGCCGACCTTCGAGGTGACGCAGTAA
- the alaE gene encoding L-alanine exporter AlaE — protein MADTVALVSFFTVTGILNERFIVGMDWGEVATSRLIGAPLMVLTARPYGVWRDLVLGRFSNGTPLSDTIWDTLALLSFQVPIYVAIIFAGGAWGAELLAGAAGAAVIMLVLGRPYGLWLGQVRVWFGLPRSGGMTPMSPRA, from the coding sequence ATGGCCGATACGGTCGCGTTGGTGAGCTTCTTCACCGTGACCGGTATCCTCAATGAACGGTTCATCGTTGGAATGGATTGGGGGGAGGTTGCGACCTCTCGCCTGATCGGCGCGCCGTTGATGGTACTCACCGCAAGGCCCTACGGCGTGTGGCGGGATCTCGTACTGGGGCGCTTTTCAAACGGGACACCATTGTCAGACACGATCTGGGACACGCTTGCTCTTCTGTCATTCCAGGTGCCGATTTACGTTGCGATCATATTCGCGGGTGGGGCGTGGGGGGCGGAGTTGCTGGCAGGCGCAGCCGGGGCGGCGGTGATTATGCTGGTGCTTGGACGCCCATATGGATTGTGGTTGGGTCAGGTCAGGGTGTGGTTTGGCCTGCCACGATCAGGCGGAATGACACCAATGTCACCGAGGGCCTGA
- a CDS encoding DUF2306 domain-containing protein → MMDPSPILTAPVILKVHLVAAVAGILLGPLAIYRTRRDVIHRIVGRTWVCAMAVLALTGLLIPASVLPIAGPFGPIHLFSLWTLLTLWRGVTAIRRGDVVAHSAEMRSLYLQGICIAGLLTILPGRTLNAVFFADAPWLGAGIALGIGMLAATRILLQTKGFRQR, encoded by the coding sequence ATGATGGACCCGTCCCCGATCCTGACCGCGCCGGTCATCCTTAAGGTGCATCTGGTGGCCGCCGTTGCGGGCATCTTGCTGGGGCCGCTCGCGATCTACCGGACCCGTCGCGATGTCATTCACCGTATCGTGGGCCGCACATGGGTCTGCGCGATGGCCGTTTTGGCGTTGACCGGGCTGCTGATCCCGGCCTCCGTTCTGCCTATCGCGGGACCGTTCGGGCCGATCCACCTCTTCTCTCTCTGGACGCTCCTGACGCTTTGGCGGGGTGTGACGGCCATTCGGCGCGGCGACGTGGTGGCCCATAGTGCGGAGATGCGGTCGCTTTACCTGCAAGGCATCTGCATTGCGGGCCTTCTGACGATCCTGCCGGGGCGGACGCTGAACGCGGTTTTCTTCGCGGACGCACCATGGCTTGGCGCGGGGATCGCGTTGGGGATCGGGATGCTCGCCGCGACGCGTATCTTGCTGCAAACGAAGGGATTTCGCCAAAGGTAG
- the cobO gene encoding cob(I)yrinic acid a,c-diamide adenosyltransferase, with protein MSDEINARHAEKMKKIKAARDKLMQTKTEEKGLIIVHTGPGKGKSSSGFGMIMRCIAHGMPCAVVQFIKGNWETGEKTFLRERFAEECRFFVSGEGFTWETQDRERDIAAAQNGWKIAKEQILDPEIRFVLLDEINIALRYDYLDIDEVVDFLLTQKPDMTHVVLTGRNAKPELIEAADLVTEMALVKHPFRDGIKAQLGVEF; from the coding sequence ATGAGTGATGAAATCAACGCCCGCCACGCCGAGAAGATGAAGAAGATCAAGGCCGCGCGCGACAAGCTGATGCAGACCAAGACCGAGGAAAAGGGCCTTATCATCGTCCATACCGGGCCGGGAAAGGGCAAGTCGTCCTCCGGCTTCGGGATGATCATGCGCTGCATCGCCCACGGGATGCCATGCGCCGTGGTGCAGTTCATCAAGGGCAATTGGGAGACCGGGGAGAAGACGTTCCTGCGCGAGAGATTTGCCGAAGAATGCCGGTTTTTCGTGTCGGGCGAGGGCTTCACTTGGGAGACCCAGGATCGGGAACGCGATATCGCGGCAGCGCAGAACGGCTGGAAGATCGCGAAGGAGCAGATCCTCGACCCCGAGATCCGGTTCGTCCTGCTTGATGAGATCAACATCGCGCTGCGCTACGATTACCTCGATATCGACGAGGTCGTTGATTTCCTTCTGACGCAAAAGCCGGACATGACCCATGTGGTCCTGACGGGCCGAAACGCGAAGCCGGAATTGATCGAAGCCGCGGATCTGGTGACGGAGATGGCGCTGGTCAAGCATCCGTTCCGCGACGGGATCAAGGCGCAATTGGGTGTGGAGTTTTGA
- a CDS encoding HAD family hydrolase, which yields MTHGGPDLIVWDFDGVLNRNLVDGRFVWADDLEADLGLSRSSLDAYIFRSGRIRTVIVGEERLVDVAAEWLATQDTDISADAFLSYWFAKDAHPDAEVVRYLRSHPARHVIGTNNPACRARFIEADMGFASLVEHVFASGRMGVAKPDAAYFKSITDWSGVPAARTLLVDDSALNCEAARALGWQAFHFTDATRHLLPQVLT from the coding sequence TTGACCCATGGCGGTCCGGACCTGATCGTCTGGGATTTCGACGGGGTGCTGAACCGCAACCTCGTCGACGGGCGCTTTGTCTGGGCCGACGATCTGGAGGCTGACCTGGGCCTCAGCCGGAGCAGTCTGGACGCCTACATTTTCCGTTCTGGCCGCATCCGCACCGTGATCGTGGGTGAGGAACGGCTTGTCGATGTCGCCGCGGAATGGCTCGCCACACAGGACACCGACATATCCGCCGACGCTTTCCTATCCTATTGGTTCGCGAAAGATGCCCACCCGGATGCGGAGGTCGTGCGGTATCTAAGGTCTCACCCCGCCCGTCACGTCATCGGGACCAACAATCCGGCCTGCCGCGCCCGATTTATCGAAGCCGACATGGGCTTCGCGTCGCTGGTCGAACACGTTTTCGCGTCGGGCCGTATGGGCGTGGCCAAACCCGATGCCGCCTATTTCAAGTCGATCACCGATTGGTCAGGTGTCCCCGCCGCGCGCACGCTTCTTGTCGATGACAGCGCCCTCAATTGCGAGGCCGCCCGCGCCCTCGGGTGGCAGGCATTTCATTTCACCGACGCGACCCGGCACCTCCTGCCTCAGGTGCTGACGTGA
- a CDS encoding LytTR family DNA-binding domain-containing protein, with protein MNDSPSQSALREWRTRFSDPVTLVIIGAIAALLAILGPFSTGERLTLAPRFAYWLVMVAGTFSVGLLIDEWLTPHLPAHWRVLQRVAVNGLATGIGIVPVITALNYVSFGYVPNLSDWPGLLVQFLAIALIVTVIFQVLNTQGGQEQDDGEAAPPILDRLPLDKRGTLLSLSAEDHYTRIRTTKGEELVLIRLSDAMREAAPVAGLRVHRSHWIALGGVASAARKGDGAQLRMEDGADIPVSRSHIQAVKEAGLLPR; from the coding sequence GTGAACGACAGCCCATCGCAATCCGCGCTTCGTGAATGGCGGACCCGGTTTTCGGACCCCGTGACCCTCGTGATCATCGGGGCAATCGCCGCGCTTCTGGCGATCCTCGGGCCGTTTTCCACAGGCGAGCGTCTGACCCTCGCCCCGCGCTTCGCCTATTGGCTGGTGATGGTGGCAGGCACGTTTTCGGTGGGGCTCCTCATCGACGAATGGCTGACCCCGCACCTGCCCGCGCACTGGCGCGTGCTGCAGCGCGTCGCGGTGAATGGCCTGGCCACCGGGATCGGCATCGTGCCGGTCATCACGGCGCTCAATTACGTGAGTTTCGGTTACGTCCCGAACCTGTCCGATTGGCCTGGTCTGTTGGTTCAGTTCCTCGCCATCGCGCTGATCGTGACGGTCATTTTCCAGGTCCTGAACACGCAAGGCGGACAGGAGCAAGATGATGGGGAGGCCGCGCCCCCGATCCTGGACCGCCTGCCGCTGGACAAGCGCGGTACGCTGCTGAGCCTTTCAGCGGAGGATCACTACACCCGCATCCGCACCACCAAGGGCGAAGAGCTGGTTCTGATCCGCCTCTCCGACGCCATGCGGGAGGCCGCGCCGGTGGCCGGTCTGCGTGTCCACCGCTCCCATTGGATCGCGCTGGGTGGGGTGGCCAGCGCCGCGCGCAAGGGCGACGGGGCGCAACTGCGCATGGAGGACGGGGCTGACATTCCGGTCAGCCGCTCCCACATCCAGGCGGTGAAGGAGGCGGGGCTATTGCCCCGGTAG
- the lipB gene encoding lipoyl(octanoyl) transferase LipB has product MVEWITSDAPVPYDVAVAEMEARADAIARGDAGEAVWLLEHPPLYTAGTSAKREDLKDPDRFPVYDTRRGGQYTYHGPGQRVAYVMLDLNTRSRDIRRYVEQLEAWVIAALAEFNVKGEIRDGRVGVWVTRPEKPPLPDGSQREDKIAAIGVRIRKWVSFHGISLNVEPDLSHFDGIVPCGIADHGVTSLVDLGLPVTMHDADLALKRSFAEVFGS; this is encoded by the coding sequence ATGGTCGAATGGATCACCTCGGACGCGCCCGTCCCCTACGATGTCGCGGTGGCGGAGATGGAGGCGCGCGCCGACGCCATCGCGCGCGGCGACGCGGGGGAGGCCGTGTGGCTGCTGGAACATCCCCCCCTCTATACCGCTGGCACATCGGCCAAGCGCGAGGACTTGAAGGACCCGGATCGGTTCCCCGTCTACGACACCCGGCGCGGTGGGCAATACACCTATCACGGGCCGGGACAGCGCGTGGCCTACGTAATGCTCGACCTCAACACACGCAGCCGTGACATCCGGCGCTACGTGGAACAGCTTGAAGCCTGGGTGATCGCCGCCCTGGCGGAGTTCAACGTCAAAGGCGAAATCCGCGACGGGCGCGTCGGCGTCTGGGTCACGCGGCCCGAAAAGCCCCCCCTGCCCGACGGAAGCCAGCGCGAAGACAAGATCGCCGCCATCGGTGTGCGCATCCGCAAATGGGTCAGCTTCCACGGCATCTCCCTCAACGTGGAGCCGGATCTGAGCCATTTCGACGGCATCGTACCCTGCGGGATCGCGGACCATGGTGTCACGTCGCTTGTCGATCTGGGCCTGCCGGTGACGATGCATGATGCCGACCTTGCGCTCAAACGCAGTTTTGCGGAGGTTTTCGGCAGCTGA